In one window of Phyllopteryx taeniolatus isolate TA_2022b chromosome 23, UOR_Ptae_1.2, whole genome shotgun sequence DNA:
- the six7 gene encoding SIX homeobox 7: MFPLPMFTADQVARVCENLEETGDIERLGRFLWSLPAGEALNRHESVMRARALVAFHGGNFEALYQILQSHRFTRESHAKLQDLWLDAHYREAERLRGRPLGPVEKYRIRKKFPLPRTIWDGEQKTHCFKERTRSLLREWYLQDPYPNPSRKRHLAQATGLTPTQVGNWFKNRRQRDRAASAKNRLQQDPALLPSDQECCPCSSVPSPRHLGSPEASDCSTGTEHRGTGASTPEISVSSDSEFDS; encoded by the exons ATGTTCCCGCTGCCCATGTTCACAGCTGACCAGGTGGCCCGCGTGTGCGAGAACCTGGAGGAAACGGGTGACATCGAGCGCCTCGGCCGCTTCCTCTGGTCCCTCCCGGCCGGGGAGGCTCTGAACCGGCACGAGTCGGTGATGCGCGCTCGAGCCCTGGTGGCCTTCCACGGAGGAAACTTCGAGGCGCTCTACCAGATCTTGCAAAGTCACCGCTTCACGCGGGAGTCCCACGCTAAGCTGCAGGACCTCTGGCTGGATGCGCACTACCGGGAGGCCGAGAGGCTCCGGGGGCGACCCCTGGGCCCGGTGGAGAAGTACCGGATCCGGAAGAAGTTCCCTTTACCCCGAACTATCTGGGATGGCGAGCAGAAGACTCACTGCTttaag GAGAGGACCCGCAGTTTGCTGAGGGAGTGGTACCTCCAAGATCCTTACCCCAACCCGTCCAGGAAGAGGCACCTGGCGCAGGCCACGGGACTCACGCCCACCCAGGTTGGAAACTGGTTCAAGAATCGGCGGCAACGAGACCGTGCGGCATCCGCCAAAAACAG ACTGCAGCAGGACCCCGCCCTCCTCCCCTCAGACCAGGAGTGCTGCCCCTGTTCGTCAGTGCCCTCTCCCCGTCATTTGGGCAGTCCCGAGGCCAGTGACTGCAGCACAGGAACCGAGCACAGGGGGACCGGCGCCTCCACACCGGAAATCTCTGTCAGCAGTGACAGCGAATTCGACTCCTGA